Genomic segment of Pasteurella multocida subsp. multocida OH4807:
ATGATCACGGTCAATTGGATAAAACGCTTGTAAATCAGCATTTAACTTATAGTATTTATTGTCCGAGCCAGGAATCGTGACTCGACCACCAATATTCGCTCTCACCCCTTTCGTTGGGAAATAACCACGGTTAAGGCTGTTATAGTTCCAACCAAAAGATAAATCGAAGTCATGTCCTTTAAACGTCCAGCTATCATAATTCATCGATTGTCGATATAAATCTCGGTTATATTCTGGCGAGACATTTTTCAACTTATTAAAGGTATAACCTAATCCCAAGTAGTAAGAGTTATTTTCATTCACTGGGAATCCTAACGTTAAATTACCACCGTATGTCGTACGACCGTAAGAGGCGGATGTATTGCTTTTCGAGCTATCGTACTCTTCAAAGAACACATTACCACCTAAACTCACCCCATCTTTGGTAAAGTACGGCTCGTTGTAACCTAAGTTAATCGTTGTTCCATAGTCGTTACGTGAACCACCTAAACTAATAGATGAACCCATACCCAAGAAGTTGTCTTGTTTGATACTTGCTTGGTAACTTAATCCACTTTCTGTACCATAGCCGACCCCAAAGTTAATACTTCCAGTATTACGTTCTTTTACTTTATAAATTACATCCACTTGGTCAGAGCCTGGGACGGTTTCTGTACGGGTTTCTACACTTTCAAAGAAACCTGTACGATCCAAACGTAATTTCCCTAACTCAACCAATTCTGACGATAACCACGCTCCTTCTTGTTGGCGCATTTCTTGACGCAACGTACTATCTGCGCTCACGGTATTCCCTTCAAAACGAATTTGACGCACAGAATAGGTTTTCCCTGCTTCGACAATAAAATCCAATGAGATAGTTTTATTTTGCTCATCAAAGCTAGGATGCACATTTACCTTAGCTGTCGCATACCCTCTTTCTCCGAGTTTCGCTTTAATACGCTGTTCAACATCAAGTACATCTGCTCGACGGAATGGACCATTAAGTTGAATCGCATCTAAAATTGGCGCAAGTTCAGCAGACATTCCACCAACATCCCCAACAATACGGGCACTTTTTACAGTAAACAGTTCGCCTTCTTTCAGCTTAATTTTGACGTTCGCCGCTTTTTTCTCATCATCTAATTGAATATCCGTATCAACAATATCGAATTGCGCATATCCGCGATCTAAATAATAGCCACGTATTGTTTCAAGATCTTTATTAAACTGGGTTGGGTCAAACTTATTACCGAATAATTTCCACCATGAGTCTGTCTGTAATTCCATTTGGTCTTCAAGTTTACCACTACTAAAAACCGTATTTCCCTCGAAAGTGATATCTTTAAATAACGCAACATCATTTTCTTCAATTTGAATTTTTACTTCCGCACGATTATTGGGTAGCGTATTCACAATCGTCTCGACTTTCGCGTTATAACGTCCAACACTGTTATAATGATCAAGCACACCTTTACGAAACTCTTCTAATTTTGCACGGTTTAACACTTCACCTGTTTTAAACCCATTAGCATCTAAATTCTGTTTTAATGCTTCATCAGGAATCGATTTATTCCCGTCTAATACAACATCCGCAATAATCGGTTTTGGCATAACAGTCACAACTAAAGTATTGCCTTCTCGGGTTGCTCTCACATCATCATATTGTCCACTAAGGAATAATTTTCTGACTAAATTCGCAATATCATTATCGGTTGCTCGCTGACCAACACGAACAGGCAGTGCGGCTAATACGCGCTCTTCCGTTCCAGCTTGAACACCGTCAACACGAATATCCTTAACGACAAACGGTGCAGCAAATGCAGTGGCTGAACCAAACAATAAACTTGCAATTAAAAGTTTTTTCATCGTGAATGTTATCCTGTAAGTAAAAAATTAATTATAAACGTAAGAAATCATTAAAGAGCGCAAATCCCATTAACAGAATTAATAATGTTGCTCCAATACGATAACTCACATTTTGAATCCGTTCAGAAAGCGGTTTACCACGTATCGCTTCTGCTGCCAAAAAGACTAAATGTCCCCCATCAAGTACAGGCAGTGGGAATAAGTTCATTATGCCTAAGTTAACACTAATCAATGCCATGAATCCTAAATAATAGACGAATCCAATTTCAGAAGACATCCCCGCCCCTTTTGCAATTGAAATAGGACCGCCTAAATTATTCAACGATAAATCGCCTGTAAATAATTTACCAATCACTTTTATCGTTAACCAAGAAAGCTGTGCAGTTTTCTCTATGCCTTTTTGTAACGCCTCAAGAATACCATACTTTAACTCTGTTCGATACTTATCAGAGATTGGATCAGCTGTCGGTGCAATACCAACATACCAGCGTCCTTTTTGATTTAATTCAGGCGTCAGCAATAATGAGAAGAACTGTCCCTCTCGCTCAACTTTGACAGTAAACGGTTTTCCTGCTTGTACTTGCTCAATAAACGTTTCCCATCTCACCAGTTCTGAGCCATCATAGAGTTTATCTCCTACTTTCAATCCTGCTTTTTCAGCTGGGGAGTTGGGCTCCACTTTAGACAAGGTCATCTCAACTTTAGTTCGAATAGGTTGCAAACCTAATGCCGTAATCGCGCTTTCTTTTTCTGGGTCAAAACGCCAACTAGAAATATCCAAAACCTTTTGATATTCAACTTGCGAATCAAAGGGGGTAAGCGTCAATACAACTTGTGAACTTCCCATTTTCGTTGCTAATAACATATTGATGGTCTCCCAATCGGGCGTGTTTGTTCCATCAATTTTTGTAATCTGGCTATGTGGTTCAATTTGTGCTTGAGCAGCAACAGAGTTAGGCACAACCTCTGCAACAACAGGTTTAAGTGTCGGTATGCCAATAGTATAAATCACTGCATATGCGAGAATGGCAAATAAAAAATTAGCCAACGGTCCTGCGGCGATGACAAAGGCACGCTGTGCAACAGATTTTTTATCAAACGCTTGCGAAGTCAAATCCGAGGGCACCTCTTCATTGCGCCCATCTAGCATTTTGACATAGCCCCCTAATGGAATAGCTGAAACAACAAATTCTGTCCCAAGCTTATCTTTGCGTGACCATAAGACTTTACCAAACCCAATAGAAAAACGATGTACTTTTATCCCGCACTTTCGTGCAGCCCAAAAATGACCATATTCATGGACTGCAACCAATACCCCGATAACAATAATGAAAGAAAAAAATGACCACAAAAACGACATTTTTATTGTTCCTATTTAAATACAACTAAAGAATAAAAAAATAAAAATAAGCAAAAAATGGCACGGCTGCAGTGAGGCTATCAATACGATCTAATACGCCACCATGACCTGGAATTAATTGACTACTATCTTTAATTCCACTTTGACGTTTTAACATGCTTTCCGTCAAGTCACCGAGAATTGACACAGCAACCGTTGCAACAGATAAAAGGATGAAATGCAATATCGACACCCCCGCCAATAAACTATCTTGAGTAAACTGCATGAAAATCGCAGCGACAATCCCCGCGGTGATAAGCCCCCCCACGACGCCTTCCCAGCTTTTTCCTGGTGAAACTTTTGGTGCTAATTTATGTTTACCAAATTGACGCCCCGCAAAATACGCGCCTGAGTCAGCACTCCAGACCAAAATAAAAACATATAATAAGAGCACAATACCGTGGTATGAATCACTGATATAATGATCTAAACGTAAGCGAAGTACCCCTGCGAAAAAGGGGATGAGAGTGAAAAAAGCAAACAGGAATTGGAGCAGTTTACTTTTTCCCCACAATTGAGAAGAACGAGGATAAGTCACGACCAAAATGAAGGCGATGCCCCACCAAATCACGGAAGAAAATAAAATCAGAGACAAAAGATCTTCAAAAACCCGTCCTGCATTGAGGTAATCACTTTCGCCATAAACCCATAAAAACAAGAAAGCCGTCAACAGTCCCGTGATACCTAAACGCCAAAAGGCAACTTTAAAATGGACAAATTGAGTCCACTCCCAAACCCCTAGAATCACGACCGCACCAACTGCAAGTGCGAAATAAAATGGCGAAAACAAAAATAACGCAGCGAATACGATTGCAATCAAAATTATTGCTGATAAAACACGTTCTTTAAGCAAAATTTAATCCTCTTATTATTCTGAGCCACCAAAGCGACGGTGGCGTTGTTGATAGGCGATAATGGCTTGATGAAATTCATTTTCACTAAAATCAGGCCAAAGCACATCAGAAAAATACAATTCTGCGTACGCAATCTGCCACAACAAAAAGTTACTGATTCGCTGCTCACCACTGGTTCGAATTAATAAATCTACCTGTGGTTGCGTTTTGGTAACGAGATTATGTTGTAATAACTCTGCTGTAATATCAGACAC
This window contains:
- a CDS encoding hypothetical protein (COG4775 Outer membrane protein/protective antigen OMA87), which codes for MKKLLIASLLFGSATAFAAPFVVKDIRVDGVQAGTEERVLAALPVRVGQRATDNDIANLVRKLFLSGQYDDVRATREGNTLVVTVMPKPIIADVVLDGNKSIPDEALKQNLDANGFKTGEVLNRAKLEEFRKGVLDHYNSVGRYNAKVETIVNTLPNNRAEVKIQIEENDVALFKDITFEGNTVFSSGKLEDQMELQTDSWWKLFGNKFDPTQFNKDLETIRGYYLDRGYAQFDIVDTDIQLDDEKKAANVKIKLKEGELFTVKSARIVGDVGGMSAELAPILDAIQLNGPFRRADVLDVEQRIKAKLGERGYATAKVNVHPSFDEQNKTISLDFIVEAGKTYSVRQIRFEGNTVSADSTLRQEMRQQEGAWLSSELVELGKLRLDRTGFFESVETRTETVPGSDQVDVIYKVKERNTGSINFGVGYGTESGLSYQASIKQDNFLGMGSSISLGGSRNDYGTTINLGYNEPYFTKDGVSLGGNVFFEEYDSSKSNTSASYGRTTYGGNLTLGFPVNENNSYYLGLGYTFNKLKNVSPEYNRDLYRQSMNYDSWTFKGHDFDLSFGWNYNSLNRGYFPTKGVRANIGGRVTIPGSDNKYYKLNADLQAFYPIDRDHNWVLSSRFGASFADGFGGKRLPFYQNYSAGGIGSLRGFAYGAIGPKAIYSHASCQNQFCLKSADVVGGNAMVTASAELIVPTPFVADKNQNSVRTSFFIDAASVWNTRWKAEDKAKFEKLNLPDYSDPSRVRASVGVALQWQSPIGPLVFSYAKPIKKYQGDEIEQFQFSIGGTF
- a CDS encoding membrane-associated zinc metalloprotease (COG0750 Predicted membrane-associated Zn-dependent proteases 1) gives rise to the protein MSFLWSFFSFIIVIGVLVAVHEYGHFWAARKCGIKVHRFSIGFGKVLWSRKDKLGTEFVVSAIPLGGYVKMLDGRNEEVPSDLTSQAFDKKSVAQRAFVIAAGPLANFLFAILAYAVIYTIGIPTLKPVVAEVVPNSVAAQAQIEPHSQITKIDGTNTPDWETINMLLATKMGSSQVVLTLTPFDSQVEYQKVLDISSWRFDPEKESAITALGLQPIRTKVEMTLSKVEPNSPAEKAGLKVGDKLYDGSELVRWETFIEQVQAGKPFTVKVEREGQFFSLLLTPELNQKGRWYVGIAPTADPISDKYRTELKYGILEALQKGIEKTAQLSWLTIKVIGKLFTGDLSLNNLGGPISIAKGAGMSSEIGFVYYLGFMALISVNLGIMNLFPLPVLDGGHLVFLAAEAIRGKPLSERIQNVSYRIGATLLILLMGFALFNDFLRL
- a CDS encoding phosphatidate cytidylyltransferase (COG0575 CDP-diglyceride synthetase), which encodes MLKERVLSAIILIAIVFAALFLFSPFYFALAVGAVVILGVWEWTQFVHFKVAFWRLGITGLLTAFLFLWVYGESDYLNAGRVFEDLLSLILFSSVIWWGIAFILVVTYPRSSQLWGKSKLLQFLFAFFTLIPFFAGVLRLRLDHYISDSYHGIVLLLYVFILVWSADSGAYFAGRQFGKHKLAPKVSPGKSWEGVVGGLITAGIVAAIFMQFTQDSLLAGVSILHFILLSVATVAVSILGDLTESMLKRQSGIKDSSQLIPGHGGVLDRIDSLTAAVPFFAYFYFFIL